The uncultured Dysgonomonas sp. genome contains the following window.
TTGTACAAAATTAGCTCCAGCACCAAATCCAATAAACCAATTGTCCCAAAAACCATTACGCGCAAAAGTTGCTTTACGGCCAGCTTTTGTGCTAAATCCACTCTCCTGAGCAGAAATAGTAATAGCCGCAAAAACTAAAACTAAAAGTAAACTTACTTTTTTCATAATCAATCTTTTAAATTATAATTAAACACTATTTATTAATCTACTATATATTTATTGTACCACGAATACATCCGGTTTAATCCATCTTCTATTTCAACCTTATGTTTCCATCCCAATGAATTCAACTTAGAGACATCTGACAATTTTCTCATAGTTCCATCAGGTTTTTCTGTATTAAACCACAGATCTCCTGAAAAATCCACTACTTTTTTTATAATATTCGCGACATCTTTTATCGATATTTCAACACCTGTCCCCACATTAATATGTGTATTTCGGATTTCTTTACCTTCTATAACACTAATTAAGTCTAAAAAGTTTACAGACTCCATTACAAAAACAGTTGCATCAGCCATTTCGTCACTCCAGAGAAATTCCCGCATAGGTTTTCCTGAACCCCATAACTCAACCTGAACTTTATCTCCAACTTTCTTAACACCATATTTACACATAATATTAAGAATCTCTTCTTCTGAAGACTGTCCTGTTATACCTTCTATCGGGCGTAAGTCAAAATCCTTCCTTATTATATCCCACGCACTTACTTCGAGACACTTCCCTAAGTGAATCTTGCGAATCATAGCAGGCAGGACATGAGAGGTTTCCAAATTAAAGTTATCATTCGGTCCGTACAGATTTGTGGGCATTACAGCTATAAAATTTGTATTATACTGAATGTTATAACTCTCACACATTTTCAATCCTGCGATTTTCGCTATAGCATACGGTTCGTTTGTATATTCCAAAGGTCCTGTCAGCAGAACATTTTCAGACATCGGCTGAAATGCTTCTTTCGGATAAATACAAGAACTGCCCAAAAATACTAATTTTTTCACATTATTTACATATGATTGATGAATAACATTATTCTGAATCATCAAATTTTCATATATAAACTGACCGCGATATGTATTATTAGCCACTATACCCCCAACTTTAGCCGCTGCTAAAAAGACGTATTCTGGTTTTTCTTTTGCAAAAAAATCGGCTACTTCCGTTTGACTAGTCAGATCTAGTTCTGCATAGGTTTTTAATATAAAATTAGTATATCCTTTATTCTTCAGATTTCTGAGAATTGCAGAGCCAACTAACCCTCTGTGTCCGGCTATATATATTTTAGCGTCTTTTTCTATCATTTATTATCTACCGTTCCTGCTTACTCAAAGTAATTCAAAATCCGATATCCACCATTTTTCAAGAACTCCTCTTTCTTCATCAGTTCAATATCATGTACTACCATATCCTGACAAAGAGCCTTAAGGTCATAGGTTGGTTCCCATCCTAACTTAGTTCTGGCTTTAGTATTATCTCCAATTAATATTTCAACTTCTGTGGGACGAAAATAGGC
Protein-coding sequences here:
- a CDS encoding GDP-L-fucose synthase, with product MEKDAKIYIAGHRGLVGSAILRNLKNKGYTNFILKTYAELDLTSQTEVADFFAKEKPEYVFLAAAKVGGIVANNTYRGQFIYENLMIQNNVIHQSYVNNVKKLVFLGSSCIYPKEAFQPMSENVLLTGPLEYTNEPYAIAKIAGLKMCESYNIQYNTNFIAVMPTNLYGPNDNFNLETSHVLPAMIRKIHLGKCLEVSAWDIIRKDFDLRPIEGITGQSSEEEILNIMCKYGVKKVGDKVQVELWGSGKPMREFLWSDEMADATVFVMESVNFLDLISVIEGKEIRNTHINVGTGVEISIKDVANIIKKVVDFSGDLWFNTEKPDGTMRKLSDVSKLNSLGWKHKVEIEDGLNRMYSWYNKYIVD